The window TGCATGTTTTTGTAGAACGCAAAAATTATACCGGTCCGTTTCTGCCCGGATACAAAGAATGGCAACCCGCCTACGCCCCTTCGCCCGCTGGCCTAACATACATTGACCATATGGTCGGCAATGTAGAGCTCGGAAAAATGAATTACTGGGTAACCTGGTACGAAAAGACAATGGGGTTTTATAACTTCCTTACCTTTGACGACAAACAGATACACACCGAGCATTCCGCGCTCATGAGTAAAGTGATGGCGAACGGGAACGGACGCATCAAGTTCCCGATAAATGAACCTGCGCCGGGGAAAAAGAAATCACAGATACAAGTGTATCTTGATTTTTATGGAGGGCCGGGCGTGCAGCACATTGCAGTAGCCACCGATAACATTGTTAAAACCGTAAGAAAACTGCGGAAACGAGGCGTAGAGTTTCGTTCCCGCCCGCCGGAAACATATTACCAAGAAGTGCCGAACCGTATCGCAAAACACAAAGCTTTGTTCAAGGAAGACTTAGAGGAATTGGCAAACTTAGGAATTCTTGTGGATGCCGACGAAGACGGGTATCTCCTCCAGATATTCACCCAGACCCAGATGGATCGGCCAACGCTTTTCTTTGAGATAATCCAGAGAGCGGGCGCAAAAGGATTTGGTATTGGAAACTTTAAGGCACTCTTTGAATCCATAGAAAGAGATCTTGAGTTGCAAAATCTAGTATAACCACAAAGCCGCACATAGTGCGGCTTTTATTATTGCACTGCGCGCATCGTGCATGATACGCTCAATGAGTAAGAATTTACCGCAAAGGAGACGTAACGACATGAAATATTCTGACAAGCGCATTTATCTTGCAGGCCCCGATGTGTTCCTTCCTAACGCAATAGAAATAGGAGAAAAGAAAAAAGAAATCTGCGCGCGTTATGATTTTGAGGGAGCATTCCCTCTCGATAACGAACTTGCCCTGGACGGCCTTGAACCGAATGAGATGGGTATTGCAATCTATGACGCAAATGTGGATGTAATGGAATCTTCTGCATTTGTTATCGCAAACATGACACCCTTCCGCGGACCAAGCATGGATGTAGGCACTGCGCACGAAATGGGACACATGCGCGGATTAAAGCGCCCGGTGCTCGGATATCGCAATACCACGGAAACATACGCCCAGCGCATCTTTCATTTTTTTGGAGAAAAACGCCGCCACTCCGCCCATCCGGAAGAAGGCGGGCACGTCACTGACCCAAAAGGTGTGACGATAGAAAACTTTGGCCTCGGCGATAATCTCATGGTTGATTGTTCCGTTATCAGAAGCGGATTTGTGGTCATAGAAAAAAAAGTGCCACACAATGAGCACTTCACGAACTTAGAAGCATTCAAGCGATGCGTGGAGCTTCTCTACGAATACTGCTCAACTTCGGTATAAAAAATAATCCCTGCATGTATGCAGGGATTTTATTTTTATAGTTTTTCTATCTCTTTCAGGTCGTGGTCAGGCAGCCACAAGATAAAAAATCCGAGAATAATGCCGCCGAACGCGGTCCATGTGTGACTCCCTCCAAATATCATCAAATCCAAACCATCAAGCGCGTACCAAATCCCCCGCCAGATAAGAACCAGCCCCAACACGACCGAAAAAATACGCGCGAATCTCCCGATAGTTAACTTTTTCTTATTCCAAAACGTCATAATTCAATTTTTCTTTGCTTTTAATTTTCCTGCGAGTGTCGCGCCCGCAAGCACCAATAAAACGCTTATCCAAAAGAAGGGTTCGCCGTAATAGGCAAGAATCGGGCCGAATGGGTCTTCGTGCCGCAACAAAGGCAAAAACGCAGCGATATCAAGAGCAAATCCTGTCAGTATCATAACAACACCGAACTTTACCCCCTCCTTTGCGCTTGAGGTTGTTTTTGGCGAACGAAAATACCAGAACGCAAACAAAACAGAAAACACAACGGATGTTACCGCGCCCACATACCACATGACCGCCGGGATTTCTTGGGTTTCGGCAAAGTCGATGCCCATAAGAACGCCAACGACACTGCCCACTACAAAGGACGCAAGATACGCAAGAACACTTATGCCGATAGCTCGCTTAAGATGCATATAAATATAGTATAGCAAATGTAATGCAGAAATATTAACCTTTGCGCGAACCTTTTTCCAATCGCGAAGCGATTGACCTTTCCACGCGTCGAGCGCGTGGTGGCTCTGAATCTGATCGTNNNNNNNNNNCCTCCACACCCCCCGCCGCGAAGCGGAAAGTTTGAAAGGAAGGAAATTTTTGGTTTTGCTGCCGCCGCTTCACTCCTCCAAAAAGGCTAGTAAGTGTATATTAGCATTTTTGGCAGTTTTACGCCCGCCTTTTCTCCGTCGCTTGCGTCGGCCCGAGGCGCTCCCGTCCCCGCGTTTGGTGGTAGTTTGAAAGTCCGCTCACACTTCGCAAGCACCTCGCACTGGCCGCTCGCTACGCTCACGATGCCTGCTCGGTGTTGCTTCGTGTTCGCTCCGTGGCTTCGGCGATGCCTATGGTAATTCTTTGTGCTTGCCCCACCCACCCAGTGCGCGCACAAGCCCGTCCGCTGACGCGAGCGGCTCCCTTATGCGTTTGAAGCAGACACCTTGTTGTCGCTTCGTCCGTCAATTAAAACAATGTTTTCTTTTCCGGAAAGCTCAAGTTCATTCAAAATTCCATTTACTCGCTTATATTCGTCTTCGGTAAAGTATATTATCACTTTGAAAGAAGAATTTGTTTGATTCGCTTTTTCGTAAATTTCAACCTGCTTTTGTAGATTTTGCTTGAGCTTTTTGTTTTTGGCGAGCTTAAATTCCACCAGCGTTTTATCTCCGCTACCTTTGGAAATTTTGAAATCCACAGGACCACGACCATTATTTACTTCTCGGTTTATATCAAAAGCAGATGATTCGTGGCATACCAAGCCGAACAAAAGTTGTAAATCTCTTTCTGTTCCGAGACATTCTTCTTTGTGATAAAAAAGTTTGTATCCGTCATTGTTTTCTATGTAACCCTTTAGAGTGCCTATTTTCTTTTTAGCTTCGTCATAGCTATTTTGCGCTGACGAGTAAAAGTCCGTTTTCTGTAGTCCAGTAATAAAATCGCGGACATTCTTAATATAAAAATTTTCAGAAAAAATGACTTTTTCGTTGCTGATATTCTCAGCTTGGTCGCCGTGTTCTTCTTTATACTTGATGTAATAATCAATGAGTTGGGGAAACTCTTGAATGGTGGCAAAAGCGGCAGCCATTTTCTCTTGTTTTGTTGGCTCCTTTTTCTTCTTCGGATCTCTGACAAGGCGACTTCGCAGATAGTTATTGACCTGAAATCGTAGTTGTTCGTCGGGGATAGCATTTGGTATGCGTTCAAAATCTTCGAGCAGATCTTTTTTGTTTATCCATGTCTCGTCTTTGGTTAGCAAATCTTTCGGGGTCAAAATAACGAAATCGCCCTCAAATTTTGGCAAATCAAAAGTCGCCTCTTCCCAAGTTTCAGTTTCGTAATTAAAGCGTGTTCGTGGTATGCGAAAAGTATCTCGCAAACTCTCATCAATGTGCTTTTGCGCGAAAGTTTGAGTGTATTCAAGTAAAAACTCTTTCATCAGATTCGTAGCAAAATCGCTGATGTTGTCCTTGCCAACACCATCTTTAATCAAGCACAATTTTTCCAAATGGCTGCTTTTTGTTATTTGTTCTTGTCCAAACTCCTGAAAAATTTTGTGCAGATTTTCGTTTAACGCTGTCGCAAAATCCATTCCGAGCGCACTACCTTTGTTTCCAATAACAGAGAAGCCGAGCCAATTTTGCTCGACTTCCTTAAATGCGTACCAAGCTTTGAGTGTTCCTTGATTTTGCTCCTCGTTGGCCTTGCCTTTCAGAAATACGAGATATTTTATTATGCTCTCGTGCAATTCTTTATATTTCTTCTTCTTGCTGTTGAAAAGGAGGAATGGATCAATGAAAAGCGGTAAGTCTGAAACGAGAGAAATATTAAAAGCCCCGTATTTTTCGAGGTCTTGCGGTTTTATTTTGAAATGGTCAGAAAAATATAAATCCATAATTATTATAATTCGAGAACATCCCAGCCCTTGAGTGACGAATCATGCGAATACTTGGCATTGCGATTGATTTTCCAGCCGTTTGGTCCGTCTTGGACAGCAATACCGCCGTCAAAACCTTTCTTTCCTTTGAGCCATGCCTGCAGAGCTTCGGCTTTGTACTTTGTGTCGTTGCTTTCGGCAGTAATTCCAGCCTTGGTATCAATGATCAAAACACTATTCTTCGTTTTTATAATCCAGTCAGGGTAGAACAGCTTTTCCTTGTTCTCGTCGGGATTGTAAAAGGAGATTGAAAAATGCTCGCTTCCGGTGTCGCCGTTTTTGTGCCACCAAACGACGCTTTTGTTTTTTGGCGACTCAAGAAACTCAATAAATTTTCTCTCATTGTTTGCACCTCCGAATAGTCCGGCAGGGATCTTTTCAAACCAAAACGGCTCCATTGCAGATTTCTTGACCTCCAATTCTGCGTATTGGTCGGTAAAAAATAACGCCTCGCGTGGGACTTCAATATGCTCTGTGCGCTTTGCGCGTGCCGCCTTTTTGTTTACTTCCTGCTCGCGGATCGGGCGATACGACAAAAGTGCGTCGCCAACAACAGGCGCAAGCGCGCCTGCCGAACTAACCAAATCATTCACGATAATTTTGTAAGCGTCGGCGCGGGAAATTTTGAGTTTCTCCATGAGATAAATGTTCAGTGCGGTCTTGAGCTTGCCCCATGAACGCTCTGGTGCGAATTTTCGGTTTTCGTCGGTTTGCTTTGCGACAATTTTGAAGCACAACAAGTTGTACAGCCGTTCAAGGTCATGGCGGGACATTTCCTCATCATAACTTCCACCCTCCTCAAACAGCTCTTTGGTGAAATTGTCGTAATCGTCAATTTCCACGCCGACAATCAAGCCGTTTGTCACTTTCGGTTTTAGATTGAGTTTCTTGGTGTCCAATTTTTTGTCCGCCACTTGCTTAAATGTCATTTGGAAAGAATCACCCAAGTCGTTATAGTCCGCGCGCGTCATAAAGACGGATTTCAGCTTTATCGGCTCAACATTTTTTTTGCGATAACTTCCGTTGATTGCCGGACGATTTTCAGTTTTAGATTTTACGTACTCTGCCAAAACCTCGTTCCGTTTATAGTTTGTATAGAGATAGCCGAGATTGAGTTCAGGATGAGCAAAGTGTGTGCCAAATGGCATACGCAAAATGCGTCCAACGGTCTGTATTGCAAAAGTCGGATTCTTTATTTCGCGGAACATCACTAAAACTCCCGCGCGCGGACAATCCCAGCCCGTTGCGGCGGCTTGCTTAAATAGGAGAAACGACACCGGCGAGTTGGCTTTTTCCAAATCCTCCAAGTTTTCTTTCTCTTTGGAGAGCCAAACGGCAATCTCATCACTTTTTACGCCTTTGCGTTTTAGATATTCCAGTACAATCGTCTGCTTGGTCGTGTCGCTGGTTTCTTTAGTTGCTTGATCGTCATTCGGAAGCTGAATCAAAACAAGCGGATTGACCTCAACGCCGAGCTTTTTATACAGCTCCACCAGCTCTAGCCGTTTGGCAAAAGCTAATTCCAAAAGCATTTCGTCTTGGTCAAGTTTCTTGACTGCTTTTTGTTGCAAATCTTCCTCCGTTTGAAATACGATTTTTTCTTTAATCAGCCCCGCCTCAACAACCGCGTCGCGCCTTATTTCAACATATCCACCTGTTTCGGCGCGGGTCGGGATGTATTTCGGCGTTGCCGACATACGGAGTGTGATTTTCGGCTTGATAAGACCCTCAACCACTTCCAGCGCGAGGTCGGTGTCGCTTCCGATATGTTCCTCATCAATAATCACGACAATCTTGCGTCCCGCTCCGTGCGTTTCGTTGATGAAGTTATCAAAAGTCAGCCCTTGCTCGTTATCGCGGCGCAATTTCCGGCTTTCTTTGCTTCGTCCTTTAATTTTCTGCCAGTTTATGAAAAAGATATCGTTTTGGCGCAGTTTCTCACGCGATAGGTCGTTAAGATCAAGCAAATCAAGCTCGCTTGCGCCGCCGTAGTAATCAAAAAGTTTTTTCTTGCTCTGCTCGTATGAGTCCTCGCTAAACGAAAACCATACAAACGCGACATCGTTGCCCGCAAAACGCGGATCGCTCACGATGTCGCGCAAAAATTGCGCCAGCATTATCGTCTTGCCCGAACCGGTCGGCGATTTGAAAACAAGCGGGATATTTTGATTCGGCAATTTCCACAAACTCAAAAACTGATCTTTGAGCTGTGATATTGCCGTTTCTTGAAATGGTTTGAGTGCGAACATAATTATATCCGGTTTAGTTCTTTGTAAACTTCAATGATCGGCTCTGGAATATCCTCGACCCTGATATTCGCGCTGGAGTACTCGCCTTTGTATTCGTTCTTGCCCCAACTGAAAATATACAAAGCTGTCGGCAGATTTTTCTTTTCCAGTTTGGCAATGAGTTCCGCCAGTTTTGCTTTGTCTTCCTTGAAGTATATTGCCACCAACTTGCCCTTGCCCTCAAAAATCTGCCACCAGTCATTTTTCTCCACTTCGTTGAGCGTGTCCTCGCGAACGGCGATCATTTCTCCCGCTTCATAGGTAATACGGATTTTTGCGTCATCCGGCACTTTGTGGATTTGCTCAATATCCACGAGATCAGTTTGATAGTAGAAAAGATTGCTCGGCATTCCAGCGACTTTTTCTCCCTTTTTGTTCTTGTAGCCTTTGATGACGGCTTTAATACGCGGATAGCAGACTGATTCGGCAATCCCGCCGTTTCCGCCGTTGTTGTTTTCGTTATTGGTGCAGATGATGAATTTGCGATTGCCGCCATCAATTTTGTTCATTTCTAAAACGGCGTGTCCGGTTGTGCCTGAACCGGCGAAAAAGTCCAAAACATTTGCGTGTGGCCGCTCGCCAACAACAGCAAACAAACAATCGTAAACTGTATGAAGTGATTTCGGATAATCAAAATCGGAGCTAGGGACAA is drawn from Candidatus Niyogibacteria bacterium CG10_big_fil_rev_8_21_14_0_10_46_36 and contains these coding sequences:
- a CDS encoding restriction endonuclease subunit R — its product is MFALKPFQETAISQLKDQFLSLWKLPNQNIPLVFKSPTGSGKTIMLAQFLRDIVSDPRFAGNDVAFVWFSFSEDSYEQSKKKLFDYYGGASELDLLDLNDLSREKLRQNDIFFINWQKIKGRSKESRKLRRDNEQGLTFDNFINETHGAGRKIVVIIDEEHIGSDTDLALEVVEGLIKPKITLRMSATPKYIPTRAETGGYVEIRRDAVVEAGLIKEKIVFQTEEDLQQKAVKKLDQDEMLLELAFAKRLELVELYKKLGVEVNPLVLIQLPNDDQATKETSDTTKQTIVLEYLKRKGVKSDEIAVWLSKEKENLEDLEKANSPVSFLLFKQAAATGWDCPRAGVLVMFREIKNPTFAIQTVGRILRMPFGTHFAHPELNLGYLYTNYKRNEVLAEYVKSKTENRPAINGSYRKKNVEPIKLKSVFMTRADYNDLGDSFQMTFKQVADKKLDTKKLNLKPKVTNGLIVGVEIDDYDNFTKELFEEGGSYDEEMSRHDLERLYNLLCFKIVAKQTDENRKFAPERSWGKLKTALNIYLMEKLKISRADAYKIIVNDLVSSAGALAPVVGDALLSYRPIREQEVNKKAARAKRTEHIEVPREALFFTDQYAELEVKKSAMEPFWFEKIPAGLFGGANNERKFIEFLESPKNKSVVWWHKNGDTGSEHFSISFYNPDENKEKLFYPDWIIKTKNSVLIIDTKAGITAESNDTKYKAEALQAWLKGKKGFDGGIAVQDGPNGWKINRNAKYSHDSSLKGWDVLEL
- the hppD gene encoding 4-hydroxyphenylpyruvate dioxygenase, translated to MPKKKPENKTSGTGKMFEGAKDFLPIMGTDYVEFYVGNAKQAAHYYQSAFGFQPLAYAGPETGVKDRASYVLQQGKIRLVFTSALYRDFDIGTHVLRHGDGVKVIALGVEDAKSAFEETVNRGAYPYMPPTLRRDKHGSALLSGIHTYGDTVHVFVERKNYTGPFLPGYKEWQPAYAPSPAGLTYIDHMVGNVELGKMNYWVTWYEKTMGFYNFLTFDDKQIHTEHSALMSKVMANGNGRIKFPINEPAPGKKKSQIQVYLDFYGGPGVQHIAVATDNIVKTVRKLRKRGVEFRSRPPETYYQEVPNRIAKHKALFKEDLEELANLGILVDADEDGYLLQIFTQTQMDRPTLFFEIIQRAGAKGFGIGNFKALFESIERDLELQNLV